One part of the Camelina sativa cultivar DH55 unplaced genomic scaffold, Cs unpScaffold00486, whole genome shotgun sequence genome encodes these proteins:
- the LOC104773201 gene encoding L-type lectin-domain containing receptor kinase S.6-like: MNNHSLPFIFFLHLILFLSQDFPTFSHRFSQPLHNLTLYGDAYFRDRTISLTRQQPCFPSATTSPSNPSPSGYGRALYVYPIKFLEPSTNTTASFSCRFSFSIIASPSCPFGDGFAFLITSKADSLVFSNGFFGLPNPDDSDSSVIAVEFDTRFDPGNGDINDNHVGIDVNSIVSVATVDALSKGFDLKSGREMMAWIEYSDALKLIRVWVGYSRVKPTSPVLATQIDLSGKVKEYMHVGFSASNAATGPGSALHIVERWKFTTFGSHSDAIQEEEEEGEEWSVCSDAIHRKGFDYRVSVVGLKIPFWSLLPGLAAIVFLVAFIVLSLICGKKRISDGADTNSGLNRMPGRLSLAEIKSATSGFNENTIVGQGASATVYKGSIPSIGSVAVKRFDREHWPQCNRNPFTTEFTTMTGYLRHKNLVQFQGWCSEGTETALVFEYLPNGSLSEFLHKKPPSDPSEEFIVLSWKQRVNIILGVASALTYLHEECERQIIHRDVKTCNIMLDTDFNAKLGDFGLAEIYEHSALLARRAPTLPAGTMGYLAPEYVYTGVPSEKSDVYSFGVVILEVCTGRRPVGDDGTVLVELMWSLWETGKVLDGADIMLREEFDAEEMERVLIVGMVCAHPDCEKRQRVKEAVRIIRGETPSPVLPVRRPLLRIRSAMEAEEMIADGLGGDDLPWMTPKSNFS, from the coding sequence ATGAATAATCACTCTCTtccttttatcttcttcctccacctAATCCTCTTCCTTTCCCAAGATTTTCCCACATTTTCTCACCGTTTCTCGCAGCCACTACACAACTTAACTCTCTACGGCGACGCCTACTTCCGAGACCGTACAATCTCCCTCACCCGACAACAACCCTGCTTTCCCTCCGCCACAACATCTCCGTCAAACCCATCTCCCTCCGGCTACGGACGAGCTCTCTACGTTTACCCAATAAAGTTTCTTGAACCTTCAACAAACACAACCGCTTCTTTCTCTTGccgcttctccttctccatcatcGCTTCACCTTCTTGCCCTTTTGGTGACGGTTTCGCTTTCTTGATCACATCCAAAGCTGACTCCTTGGTCTTCTCTAATGGCTTCTTTGGCCTACCAAACCCGGATGATTCTGATTCTTCCGTCATCGCCGTCGAGTTTGATACTCGGTTTGACCCGGGTAACGGCGATATTAACGATAACCACGTTGGGATCGATGTTAATTCGATCGTCTCTGTTGCTACTGTTGATGCGTTATCAAAAGGGTTTGATCTTAAGAGTGGGAGAGAGATGATGGCGTGGATTGAGTATAGTGATGCTCTTAAACTCATTAGGGTTTGGGTTGGGTATTCACGTGTTAAGCCTACGAGTCCTGTTTTAGCAACACAGATTGATCTCTCTGGTAAAGTAAAGGAGTATATGCACGTTGGTTTCTCTGCTTCAAATGCTGCTACGGGTCCTGGGTCAGCCTTGCACATCGTTGAGCGGTGGAAATTTACGACCTTTGGGTCTCATTCTGATGCGATtcaggaagaggaggaggagggtgaAGAGTGGTCGGTCTGCTCTGATGCGATTCATCGTAAAGGTTTCGATTACAGGGTTTCAGTTGTTGGATTAAAGATCCCATTTTGGAGTCTTTTACCTGGTTTGGCTGCAATTGTTTTTCTCGTGGCGTTTATTGTTCTATCATTGATTTGTGGCAAGAAAAGGATTAGTGACGGAGCTGATACGAATTCGGGGCTTAATCGAATGCCGGGAAGGTTGTCCTTGGCTGAGATCAAATCGGCGACATCGGGATTCAACGAGAACACAATCGTGGGTCAAGGAGCTTCAGCTACTGTGTACAAAGGCTCTATTCCTTCCATTGGATCTGTGGCCGTGAAGCGTTTTGATCGAGAACACTGGCCACAGTGCAACCGTAACCCTTTCACCACAGAGTTCACCACAATGACTGGTTACTTGCGGCACAAGAATCTGGTTCAGTTCCAGGGTTGGTGCAGTGAAGGAACAGAGACGGCCCTAGTGTTTGAGTACTTGCCCAACGGTAGTTTAAGTGAATTCCTACATAAGAAACCCCCATCGGATCCATCAGAAGAGTTTATAGTCCTCTCTTGGAAGCAGCGGGTAAATATCATTCTGGGCGTGGCTTCTGCACTTACTTATCTACACGAAGAATGTGAGAGACAGATCATCCACCGTGACGTCAAGACCTGTAACATAATGCTTGATACCGATTTTAACGCCAAACTTGGTGATTTTGGGTTAGCTGAGATTTATGAGCACAGTGCGTTGCTAGCTAGACGAGCCCCTACACTCCCAGCAGGTACTATGGGTTACTTGGCACCTGAATACGTGTACACAGGTGTGCCCTCTGAAAAATCCGACGTGTACAGCTTCGGAGTGGTGATTCTTGAAGTGTGTACAGGGCGTAGGCCGGTGGGGGATGACGGGACGGTGCTCGTAGAGCTGATGTGGAGCCTCTGGGAGACGGGGAAAGTCCTGGATGGTGCTGACATCATGCTGAGGGAAGAGTTTGATGCAGAGGAAATGGAAAGGGTGTTGATAGTTGGGATGGTTTGTGCGCATCCGGACTGTGAGAAGCGGCAAAGGGTGAAAGAGGCTGTGAGGATTATACGCGGGGAGACGCCATCGCCAGTTCTTCCGGTGAGGAGGCCTTTGCTGAGAATCCGGTCAGCTATGGAAGCTGAAGAGATGATTGCCGATGGTTTGGGTGGGGATGATCTTCCCTGGATGACGCCTAAATCCAATTTTagctaa
- the LOC104773200 gene encoding protein MITOFERRINLIKE 1, chloroplastic — translation MEARLSETLGLPSPNLNHCLLPSDFNSLFTHFSDLTSVQSPTVRDPKPKTKSPRFRASFRRSEPLFASTSVSDPIHAKPRSEFLKWIKPASRSSPKIQTLMKQLSVWERAIIGAGAGGLAGAFTYVALLPLDTIKTKLQTKGASQVYSNTFDAIIKTFQAKGVLGFYSGVSAVIVGSTFSSAVYFGTCEFGKSLLSKFPDFPTVLIPPTAGAMGNIISSAIMVPKELITQRMQAGASGRSYQVLLKILEKDGILGLYAGYSATLLRNLPAGVLSYSSFEYLKAAVLEKTQQSHLEPLQSVCCGALAGAISASITTPLDVVKTRLMTQIHVEAVNKLGAAMYTGVAGTVRQILKEEGWVGFTRGMGPRVVHSACFSAIGYFAFETARLTILNEYLKRKEDSETIVDADS, via the coding sequence ATGGAAGCTAGACTCTCCGAAACTCTTGGTCTCCCATCTCCGAATCTTAATCACTGCCTTCTTCCAAGCGATTTCAATTCCCTCTTCACTCATTTCTCCGATCTCACCTCCGTCCAAAGCCCCACCGTCAGAgaccctaaacccaaaaccaaatcaCCGAGATTTAGAGCAAGTTTCAGAAGATCCGAGCCATTATTTGCATCTACATCAGTCTCGGATCCAATCCACGCAAAACCCCGATCAGAATTCCTGAAATGGATCAAACCAGCATCACGAAGCAGTCCAAAAATCCAAACACTCATGAAACAACTCTCTGTCTGGGAACGTGCCATCATCGGTGCAGGAGCCGGTGGACTGGCGGGAGCGTTTACATACGTTGCTCTTCTCCCACTTGACACAATCAAAACCAAGCTTCAAACGAAAGGCGCGTCTCAGGTGTATAGCAACACATTTGATGCAATAATTAAGACATTTCAAGCTAAAGGTGTTTTAGGTTTTTACAGTGGTGTCTCCGCCGTGATTGTTGGGTCTACGTTTTCCTCCGCCGTGTACTTCGGTACCTGTGAGTTTGGTAAGTCTCTACTCTCCAAATTCCCGGATTTCCCGACCGTGCTGATCCCGCCTACTGCTGGTGCTATGGGAAACATTATCTCTTCGGCTATAATGGTTCCTAAAGAGCTCATTACACAGAGAATGCAAGCTGGAGCTAGTGGGAGATCGTATCAAGTATTGCTTAAGATCCTTGAGAAAGATGGAATCTTGGGGCTTTACGCCGGTTATTCGGCTACATTGTTGAGGAATTTGCCGGCTGGTGTACTAAGTTATTCGTCGTTTGAATACCTGAAGGCTGCGGTTTTGGAGAAAACTCAGCAGAGCCATCTTGAGCCTTTGCAGAGTGTTTGTTGTGGCGCATTGGCTGGTGCCATATCTGCTTCCATAACTACACCATTAGATGTTGTCAAGACTAGGCTGATGACACAGATTCATGTAGAGGCAGTGAACAAACTTGGCGCTGCTATGTATACTGGTGTGGCTGGGACTGTGAGACAGATACTAAAAGAGGAAGGTTGGGTTGGTTTTACTCGTGGCATGGGCCCTCGAGTTGTTCACAGCGCTTGTTTCTCTGCTATCGGTTATTTTGCATTTGAGACTGCAAGGCTTACAATCTTGAATGAATATTTGAAGAGGAAAGAAGATTCTGAAACTATCGTTGATGCTGATTCTtga